The Zalophus californianus isolate mZalCal1 chromosome X, mZalCal1.pri.v2, whole genome shotgun sequence genome window below encodes:
- the LOC113931221 gene encoding LOW QUALITY PROTEIN: 26S proteasome non-ATPase regulatory subunit 12-like (The sequence of the model RefSeq protein was modified relative to this genomic sequence to represent the inferred CDS: inserted 1 base in 1 codon; substituted 1 base at 1 genomic stop codon), whose protein sequence is MADGSSERAYGRIVKLEVDYSATVDQRLPECEKLAKEGRLQEVIETLLSLEKQTRTASDMVSTSRILVAVVKMCYEAKEWDLLNENIMLLSKRRSQLKQAVAKMVQQCCTYVEEITDLPIKLRLIDTLXMVTEGKIYVEIERARLTKTLATIKEQNGDVKEAASILQELQVETYRSMEKKERVEFILEQMRLCLAVKDYIRTQIISKKINTKFFQEENTEKLKLKYYNLMIQLDQHEGSYLSICKHYRAIYDTPCIQAESEKWQQALKSVVLYVILAPFDNEQSDLVHRISGDKKLEEIPKYKDLLKLFTTMELMRWSTLVEDYGMELRKGSLESPATDVFGSTEEGERRWKDLKNRVVEHNIRIMAKYYTRITMQRMAQLLDXVDESEAFLSNLVVNKTIFAKVDRLAGIINFQRPKDPNNLLNDWSQKLNSLMSLVNKTTHLIAKEEMIHNLQ, encoded by the exons AAGTTGGAGGTGGACTACAGCGCCACGGTGGATCAACGACTGCCCGAGTGCGAGAAGTTGGCCAAGGAAGGAAGACTTCAAGAAGTCATTGAAACCCTTCTCTCTTTGGAGAAACAGACCCGCACTGCTTCTGATATGGTGTCTACATCCCGCATCTTAGTTGCAGTAGTGAAGATGTGCTATGAGGCTAAAGAATGGGATTtacttaatgaaaatattatgcttTTGTCAAAAAGACGGAGTCAGTTAAAACAAGCTGTTGCAAAAATGGTTCAACAGTGCTGTACTTACGTTGAGGAAATCACAGACCTTCCAATCAAACTTCGATTAATTGATACCCTATGAATGGTTACAGAAGGAAAGATTTATGTTGAAATTGAGCGTGCTCGACTGACGAAAACGTTAGCAACTATAAAAGAGCAAAACGGTGACGTGAAAGAGGCCGCCTCCATTTTACAGGAGTTACAGGTGGAAACCTACAGGTCAatggaaaagaaggagagagtggAGTTTATCTTGGAGCAAATGAGGCTCTGCCTAGCTGTGAAGGATTACATTCGTACACAAATCATCAGCAAGAAAATTAACACCAAATTTTTCcaggaagaaaatacagagaaattaaaattgaaatattataACTTAATGATTCAGCTGGATCAACATGAGGGATCTTATTTGTCTATTTGTAAGCACTACAGAGCAATATATGATACTCCCTGTATACAGGCAGAAAGTGAAAAGTGGCAACAGGCTCTGAAAAGTGTCGTCCTCTATGTGATTTTGGCTCCTTTTGACAACGAACAGTCAGATTTGGTTCACCGAATAAGTGGTGACAAGAAGTTAGAAGAAATTCCTAAATACAAGGatcttttaaagctttttacCACAATGGAGCTGATGCGTTGGTCCACACTTGTTGAAGACTATGGAATGGAATTAAGAAAAGGGTCTCTTGAGAGTCCGGCAACTGATGTTTTTGGTTCTACAGAGGAAGGTGAAAGAAGGTGGAAAGACTTGAAGAACAGAGTTGTTGaacataatattagaataatggcCAAGTATTACACGAGGATAACAATGCAGAGGATGGCTCAGCTTCTCG CTGTCGATGAGTCAGAAGCTTTTCTTTCGAATCTAGTAGTTAACAAGACCATCTTTGCTAAAGTAGACAGGTTGGCAGGAATTATCAACTTCCAGAGACCCAAGGatccaaataatttattaaatgactGGTCTCAGAAGCTGAACTCACTGATGTCTCTAGTTAACAAAACTACACACCTCATAGCCAAAGAGGAGATGATACATAATCTACAATAA